One Parageobacillus sp. KH3-4 genomic region harbors:
- a CDS encoding ABC transporter ATP-binding protein, producing MNHLLEVEHLKVTFPTYGGEVQAVRDVSFYVDQGEVVAIVGESGSGKTVTVQTIMGLIPTKNIKDGNVRFNGKDIIHLSKKEMRKLRGSEIGMVFQDPMTSLNPTMKIGKQIAEGIRKHQKLSKAEAKQKAIELLRLVGIPNAEQRYHQYPHEFSGGMRQRVVIAIALACNPKLLIADEPTTALDVTIQAQILDLMKDLQRKMGMSIILITHDLGVVAEMAQRVIVMYGGTVVEAGTVFDIFENPKHPYTWGLLRSIPNLHDKVKKRLVPIEGSPPDLFSPPKGCPFAPRCPYAMEICAEKSPQEFDISNGHTARCWLNDPRAPKVEAFIAAGRE from the coding sequence ATGAACCATTTATTAGAAGTAGAGCATCTTAAAGTGACATTCCCGACGTATGGCGGCGAAGTTCAGGCAGTTCGCGATGTTTCGTTTTACGTCGATCAAGGGGAAGTTGTCGCTATTGTTGGGGAAAGCGGAAGCGGCAAGACGGTAACCGTTCAAACGATTATGGGATTAATTCCAACGAAAAACATTAAGGATGGAAACGTCCGCTTTAATGGAAAAGATATTATTCATTTATCGAAAAAAGAAATGCGAAAATTAAGAGGTTCAGAAATAGGAATGGTTTTCCAAGACCCGATGACATCATTAAATCCAACAATGAAAATCGGAAAACAGATCGCAGAAGGGATACGGAAACATCAAAAACTGTCGAAAGCCGAAGCAAAGCAAAAAGCGATAGAATTGTTGCGTCTAGTAGGGATTCCGAACGCGGAACAAAGGTATCATCAATATCCCCATGAATTCAGCGGGGGAATGAGACAAAGAGTGGTGATTGCCATTGCTTTAGCATGTAATCCGAAACTGCTTATCGCGGATGAACCGACAACGGCGCTAGATGTTACGATTCAAGCGCAAATTCTCGATTTGATGAAAGATTTGCAAAGAAAGATGGGGATGTCGATTATCTTAATTACGCATGACTTAGGTGTAGTGGCTGAAATGGCGCAGCGGGTCATCGTCATGTATGGCGGAACCGTGGTGGAGGCGGGCACCGTTTTTGATATATTCGAAAATCCTAAACATCCGTATACATGGGGGCTATTGCGTTCTATTCCAAATTTGCATGACAAAGTGAAGAAACGTCTAGTGCCGATAGAGGGCTCTCCCCCGGATCTTTTTTCACCGCCAAAAGGATGCCCATTTGCACCGCGTTGTCCATATGCGATGGAAATTTGTGCAGAAAAAAGCCCGCAAGAATTCGATATTTCGAATGGACATACAGCAAGATGCTGGCTGAATGACCCTAGAGCTCCCAAAGTGGAAGCGTTCATTGCAGCAGGGAGGGAGTAA
- a CDS encoding ABC transporter ATP-binding protein: MSEEILQVENVKKHFKIGPNQTVKSVDGISFSIRKGETFGLVGESGSGKSTLGKTIVGLYPATSGQIRFDGHELGRLDRQAQRKLNREMQMIFQDPHASLNPRMRVGDIIAEGIDAHHLAKGKERQELVYHLLERVGLRPEHAERFPHEFSGGQRQRIGIARALAVKPKFIVADEPISALDVSIQAQVVNLLDDLKQEENLTYLFIAHDLGMVKHISDRIGVMYLGKMMEIAESSDLFEEPLHPYTQALLSAIPIPNPRLARKRERIVLSGDPPSPVHPPSGCRFRTRCPYAMDICSKVEPAWREVKKNHWTACHLYNQ, from the coding sequence ATGTCTGAGGAGATTCTTCAAGTAGAAAATGTAAAAAAGCATTTTAAGATCGGTCCTAACCAAACGGTAAAATCGGTAGACGGGATTTCCTTCTCTATTCGCAAAGGAGAAACGTTTGGGTTAGTCGGCGAAAGCGGAAGCGGAAAATCGACGTTAGGAAAAACGATTGTCGGTCTTTATCCTGCTACTTCGGGCCAGATCCGCTTTGACGGCCATGAATTAGGGCGTTTAGATAGACAGGCGCAAAGAAAATTGAATCGAGAAATGCAAATGATTTTCCAAGATCCGCACGCATCATTAAATCCGCGAATGAGGGTGGGCGACATTATTGCGGAAGGGATTGATGCCCACCATTTAGCGAAAGGAAAAGAAAGACAAGAATTAGTGTATCACCTTCTCGAAAGGGTAGGATTGCGGCCTGAACATGCAGAGCGGTTTCCTCACGAATTTAGTGGAGGTCAAAGACAACGGATTGGCATTGCGCGTGCATTGGCGGTAAAACCGAAATTTATTGTCGCCGATGAGCCGATCTCCGCTTTAGACGTTTCCATTCAAGCACAAGTAGTTAACTTGCTCGATGATTTAAAACAAGAAGAAAATTTAACCTATTTGTTTATTGCGCATGATCTTGGAATGGTAAAACATATTAGCGATCGGATAGGGGTGATGTATCTTGGAAAAATGATGGAAATTGCAGAAAGTTCCGATTTATTTGAAGAACCGTTGCATCCTTATACGCAAGCGCTTTTGTCAGCGATTCCGATCCCAAATCCAAGACTAGCTAGAAAAAGGGAAAGAATCGTTCTTTCAGGAGATCCACCCAGTCCTGTTCATCCTCCAAGCGGCTGTAGATTTCGAACGAGATGCCCATATGCAATGGACATTTGTTCCAAAGTGGAGCCAGCTTGGAGAGAAGTAAAGAAAAACCATTGGACAGCTTGCCATTTGTATAATCAATAA